In one Butyrivibrio proteoclasticus B316 genomic region, the following are encoded:
- the ftsX gene encoding permease-like cell division protein FtsX, with amino-acid sequence MRINSFFYTIGQGFKNLGRNKWYTLASVATISACLFLFGIFYAIITNFQHVVKTAEEGVSVTVFFNEGTTEDQILAVKSDLENRAEVREIVYVSADEAWEGFKDQYLGEYADGFTENPLADSANLQIYLNDVSLQPALVTYAESISVVRAVNRSEVTATTLSGVNKLIAYVSGGIIVILLLVSIFLISNTVTMGISVRKDEINIMKYIGATDFFVRAPFVVEGILIGIIGSIIPLVIVYFVYTKAIEYVMSKFTMLSSLLNFLPVEVVYNKLIPISLAIGIGIGFFGSFTTVRKHLHV; translated from the coding sequence ATGAGGATTAATAGTTTCTTTTATACGATTGGCCAAGGCTTTAAAAACCTTGGGAGAAATAAGTGGTACACACTTGCTTCTGTTGCAACTATAAGCGCATGTCTGTTTTTATTTGGAATTTTTTATGCAATCATTACTAACTTCCAGCATGTTGTTAAGACTGCCGAGGAAGGTGTTTCTGTAACTGTATTCTTTAACGAGGGAACTACAGAAGATCAGATCCTTGCAGTTAAGAGTGATCTTGAGAACAGAGCTGAGGTTAGAGAAATTGTTTATGTATCTGCAGATGAAGCATGGGAAGGCTTCAAGGATCAATATCTTGGTGAGTATGCAGACGGATTTACAGAGAATCCACTTGCAGATTCTGCAAACCTGCAGATTTACTTAAATGATGTTTCATTGCAGCCTGCGCTTGTTACATACGCGGAGTCAATATCAGTTGTCAGAGCAGTTAATCGTTCAGAAGTAACAGCTACAACTCTTAGCGGCGTTAACAAGTTGATTGCATATGTTTCAGGAGGAATCATAGTAATTCTTTTGCTGGTATCAATATTCCTTATCAGCAATACTGTTACAATGGGTATCTCTGTGCGTAAGGACGAGATCAATATCATGAAGTATATTGGTGCTACGGATTTCTTTGTTAGAGCACCTTTCGTGGTAGAGGGTATCCTGATTGGAATAATTGGCTCTATAATACCGCTTGTTATTGTATATTTTGTGTATACCAAGGCTATCGAGTATGTTATGTCCAAGTTTACAATGCTCAGCTCCCTGCTGAACTTTTTGCCTGTTGAAGTGGTTTATAACAAATTAATACCGATTTCTTTGGCAATTGGTATCGGTATTGGTTTCTTTGGTAGTTTTACGACAGTCAGAAAGCATTTGCATGTGTGA
- the ftsE gene encoding cell division ATP-binding protein FtsE has protein sequence MERGYRRKRISRQIPEDEVITLENVTKSYSTGAPALNGVTLHIKRGEFVFIVGDSGSGKSTLIKLLLRELVPTDGEITVLGYNLRRIKHSKIPKFRRNLGIVFQDFRLLKDRNVYENVAFAQRIVQTPSREIKRNVPSILATVNLAGKYKSKINQLSGGEQQRVALARALVNRPTILLADEPTGNLDPNNSWEIMKLMEQINENGTTVIVVTHNREIVNAMKKRVITMKKGVIIEDEEEGMYIDED, from the coding sequence ATGGAAAGAGGATACAGAAGAAAAAGAATAAGCAGGCAAATACCTGAGGATGAGGTTATCACGCTTGAAAACGTGACGAAATCTTATTCTACGGGTGCGCCTGCATTAAACGGAGTCACCCTTCATATCAAGAGGGGTGAATTTGTTTTTATTGTGGGTGACAGTGGATCGGGCAAATCAACTTTGATCAAACTGTTACTGCGTGAGCTTGTGCCTACTGATGGCGAGATTACAGTTTTAGGCTATAACCTCAGGAGGATCAAGCACAGTAAGATTCCTAAGTTCAGGAGAAATCTGGGCATTGTTTTCCAGGATTTCAGACTTCTCAAGGACAGGAATGTTTATGAGAACGTTGCCTTTGCGCAGAGAATAGTTCAGACTCCTTCAAGGGAGATTAAGAGAAACGTACCTTCAATACTTGCTACAGTCAATCTTGCGGGCAAGTATAAGAGCAAGATCAACCAGTTATCCGGTGGTGAGCAGCAGAGAGTTGCGCTTGCAAGGGCCTTAGTAAACAGACCTACCATTCTGCTTGCTGATGAGCCTACGGGAAACCTTGATCCTAACAATTCATGGGAGATCATGAAGCTCATGGAGCAGATCAATGAGAACGGTACTACTGTTATTGTGGTTACACATAACAGAGAGATCGTTAATGCCATGAAGAAGCGAGTTATTACCATGAAAAAGGGCGTCATTATAGAAGACGAGGAAGAAGGTATGTACATCGATGAGGATTAA